The Drosophila nasuta strain 15112-1781.00 chromosome 2R, ASM2355853v1, whole genome shotgun sequence genome segment GCGCCCATCGGTGCGCACATCAATGCGGAGCGTGGTCACCTCGAAGTTTTCCTTGTTGTTAATGCGTGGCGTTATTGTGCCATGCTTTTCGCCTTTGGCGTTTATCATGCGCACCTCCTCCTTCGTAAACATCTCCTTCATCTGTTCAGGCGTTGCTGTAGTTGCCAAATCCACATCCTTGGGCTTTATGCTCATTAGAATGTCACGCACAGCACCGCCAGCAATGCGCAGCTCATAGTCGTACTTCTTAAAGAGTGCCACAAGTTCTTCCAGTTCCGGCGTGAAAATGCTATGGAACTCGGCACTGTCGACCTTCGTGAAAGCGGGGTTCTCACGCATCCTGGGCGGCTTACCAAGCTGTTTGACGATGTCCTCTAAAAGTTCACTTTCTTGTGATGGCTTGGCGATTTTCGGTGGCGAAGGCATACGGCTGGGAAAAGTTGTTAATAAACGAATGTGCAGATGAAAATTGCCGACAGTCGATGCTGTAGCACGTGGTGAGGTTAGAATCTTGGTAATACAACGCAAACCATGCATTTGAAAGAACTGAAAAGCCCGCAAAACTTATTTCGGTtgtaatgaaatgaaacaagcCATCTTAAAGATGGTATTATAAAGATATCGATATTTGGAACGAATTTTAAGTAACTATTTATGAAGTCAGATGTGAAGCTTTAACGGAGTCAAATATTATAAACTcagtatttcaaattatttattattaaataaactataCTTCTATATAAATTCACACCttcttataatataaaaatgtttttttaagcCAGATTTTTAGAATGCCCAAATAGCTAAGCTTTTTTAACTATCGGCAACCGTTAAGTCTCATTTATcgattatattttgtaaaagcAACCAGGGCTACTTGATACAGAACATCTGTTGAGTGCTTGCATACCAAGAACAATCAGCTGTTACGCTAAAGGGAGAAACTTCGATGTTTcatgctttgtttttgtttttttttactcagTCTATAATGTATATTATTGAAACTGCAATTAGTTCTGTTATTTTcaccataaataaatcatatttatagcatttatacacaatttattatttctaatcataatcatatataTTACCTATTTTTACCAATTTGCGCAAGTTGCAGTTCCATTTTTTTAATCCAATTTCAACAAGCTGCCTTTTCACTAAACAGTTTTACATATTGGTTATGCATGTATGTCTGTATATAGTAGTACATAGAGTTATTAAATGTTCATCAACTTTTCTTAGGCTTACATTAAAacattatatacataatacaCGAAAACGCGGAAGCTGCACTTCAAATAGATTTTAAGCATCAAAAAAAACTTAAGATTACGCCATACAATGAATTATCAAATTGATCACAATCAACGACATATTCAAAACGACATGAAATTGTCTAATTTCTACAGATAACTCGATATCTATTTACTCAATTCATTCACAATTAAAGAATCTGTTAAATATTGCagataatatttttattacttaagctttcatagtttttttttgcctaaCCAACAGTATTAAGTCGCAATGTTTACTTCAAGTtccaaattaaacaaatacgACTTTCATGTCTTTTTACACATATAAtgatttcattcatttctttttaaatgtCTTACTTAAGGTctaataaatatagtttatattaattttttttattttttacatttttaacacAAACATTAGGCATGTAAATTAGATTACAAAATGTGCAGTATGAGAAAAGCGATTCGTAAGGTtcaaaaactcaaaaataatGTTTCGCCAAGTTTATGAAGCTTTAACTAACACCTAGGCTAAAGACTATACTCTGTACGATCTGACAGTTTTGCTTTTaggtttcttttgtttttctgtattttttcaTATCATATTCTAAATCGCATTCAATGTGTAAAAAACGACATTCCTCATATTTCAAGATTCCGTTAAAGCCGCACTCAGCTCAATGCGCTGGTAGATATTTGAGCTAAACATTAGTTACATTATTTACTGTGCAACTGTCGCTTGCACAAACAGTCAATTCAACGATTTACACAGACTGACCTTAATTATAACTAATATATTATtctgtttatatttttgtatactatattatcattttgtagttttcttgttttcgTACAATTCTCAAACCTAACAGCCagtttatgcaaaaatatttgttatattctCTCTTATtggatttgttgttgtggtattctttaataacttcattaaTTCACATTATGCGCAtgcgtgtttttgtttgtttaaatgttaatatatgttttttctgttgagtttgttgttgtagtatttgtagtgttgtttgtttcttattttttgttgttgcatttcagTAGAATTTGAGATCGCAGTACCGtgatttcaatataatttaatggACGAGTCTCAATGCTGTCTGCTGGCTTATTAATCATTAGTTTTAAtgttgatcatcatcatcatcaccgtTGAAAAGAAGATCAACATCAACTTCATCGTAATCGATCTCTTCCAAATCGATGTTATCTTcctgatcatcatcatcttcattatcatcatcattgtcgtTTTCATTCCCTTCCTGTTCCTCCTCATCGCTGGAGGAATACAGCTGAAGCTCCCTTAGCTGCCTTTGCACAAAATGTTAATGTTCCATAAGGGCCgctaaaataaacaacattaaaatcgtgaatacataatattatttataatgagATAAAGTGAAAGTTGAAAGACTTTCGACTTACGCGACGGTGTTCGGCCGGTCCTATTCTCATTGGGTGTGAAATTTAGAAAGTCCCATATCAAAATAGTATCATCGTGCGAGCTGCTCACAATTTGAAACTCATCGAATTGCAGGCGAAAGACGCGGCCAGTGTGCtcctaaataataataaattagtactccatatttacatatattatgcAAACACATATAGTATTCGACACAAATGATTAGAATGAACTCACCACGAGCGTATTGAGGCACAATGTATTGGAAGCGGCTCGCGGATCAAGTGCGGCAACCAAATCCCACACTTTAATTTTGCCATCATAAGCGCCGCTGACAATTCGCTTCGTATCGAAGCGGATGCAGCGCACCAGTTCTTCGTGGCCCTCCAGAACGCGCAGGCAGGCGCCGCACTCGATGTCCCACAGCCTGTTAAGATAAAATATAAGTTTAATAAACTTTCCAACAATTGTGATTTCATTTCACGTGCTCACCTAATTGAGTTATCAGAGCTGCCACTGACCACAAGACGATCCCTATACTGCAGGCAAGCGATGCCACGCTTGTGGCCATTCAGGGTACGCACAAATTCACAGCTCGATGTGGACCACACCTTGATGGTGCGATCACCGCTAGCGGACACAATGTACTTCTCATCAAAGTCCACCACATTGACGGCCGCACGATGGCCAACAAGAACGCGTCGCAACGTTATCTCGCTAGGCGAGGTCATGTCCCAGACGGCAATCGAACGATCCTTGGAGCAGGTCACCATCATGCCATTGTTGAAGCGTAAATGTAGCACCGCCTCGCAATGATGTATCAATGTGTTGACCATTTCCCCAGTGTTAACATCCCAAACACGCACCGTCGAATCACTCGAGCCGCTAATAATCACCTTGTCGTCATACTGCAAGCACAGCACCGAACCAGTATGTCCCATCAAAGTctaaaataaatggaattaaatcaattattaagTGTCTGTTAGCCGGCAAAAAATTCACAATCGTGACATACCTTGACGCACTGGAGCTCCGTGCGATCCCATATCTTAATGGTGTTATCGCGCAAACCGGACACTATCTTGCCATCGTCATACTGCAGGCAATAGACACCCTTCGAGTTCTCTGATCGACAATTGATGCGACGCAGCATGTGACGTCCGCTTCGCCAGTTATTCTCTATAGTGTCTATGTCCTATAACCGAAGGAATTAAATattagtaaatataaaaaaaaaaaaaaaagtattctTTGAGGTACTCACATTCATTATCTTGGGGAACAGTTCGCGATGGTATGAGTGTGGCCTTTGTATTTGTCCGGGTCGTGGCTTAAACAGATGCTGCATCCAGTTGCGACGCTCTGCGAGTCCTCGCCACAAGGAATCTGTGCGCACCTTGCGCTCAATGAGCTTCTTCCAAAGCATGCCCTCGGATATGACACGCAGCCATTCTTTGCACACTAGTTCGGCGGACTTGAGTGATTCAGCATCCAAATACGATAAGATGTTCTCGGCAATATGATCCAGACCTTTTTCTGGAAagcacaataaacaaatgcaagTATTAATTGGGGATTcagtttttctttcaatttttatggcCTTAAAACTATAAgctaattataataataacgaaCCCCACCTTTTtaatgcaaacattttgtgATTGTTTAGAACTGAGCATGATGTATTATTATTGCCTCTAATTACTAACTAAAACTTATTTTCGCCTGgcacatattaaaatatatgaccCATTTTCTCAGTTACGTTGCTTTGCAAAATAGAAGGAACTATCTAGTAACGTAGTTGATTTacactaaatatatataagtattgtTCTGCAGTTTAACAGCTTCAAGATGAAACATGCACTTGAATGAACCCAATGTGAGTTGATGACTCAACACACAGCACTTTCAGTTTGCTTAGCTTCCTTGCAAGCTCTTCCAAACTCAGCCAAGTGATTAAGCAGTATGCCACCATATATTTAACTACCTATATAAATACacttaaatgtatatataataagtacATGTATCGTGAGCCTAGAGAGCCGCAAGTTGTGACTCACTGCAGATCCGGATTGTAATCGAGTTGGTGCATATCTCGTTCGCATCACGCTAATGAAGCCACGATACGATATTCCCAGTGAAACTTGGGCTCATCGTAGGTGCTCCCAAAACCCACGCGCCACCTCcagagacgagacgagactaTGACTGTGACTTTGTGACGCGCCTAACGGCATTTGAAGCAGCATTTAGCAGCGGGAGTGGCGAATTGAAATCGTCCAATCGACAGATGTCACAAGTCATGGATAAGAAGGGAATGAATCGACGtgcaacgtgtgtgtgtgtctgtgtgtgtgtggcatgcatcAAGCGAAACGAGGTGGAGAGAGCGCCCTGTGCGCTGGTCTAGCTAGAGTGAAGTGCATAAAGTGCTGCATTTGCcaaacacaattaaaaatgtgcatAACTCGCTTTGGCAGTCGGCGAGCAAAGTGACTTTGCAGCTGAGACTGAACTGAGACAACAACATTGCAACGTTGATGTAGTTCaagttgtcgctgtcgttgcagttgcagcatttgttgctgttgctgttgctattgctgttgccgtcTAACGGTCCATGTCGCCAGCCTATCCTCAGTCAGTTCTGCGCGTCtatctttctgtctgtctgacctcactgtgtgtgtgtgtgtgagtgtgcctGGTTAGCTGCCTTTGAAGTGCATTACAATGTAAATGGAGGAAACAGCGGTGCTTATTTCCCGCTCCCATTCTTCGTTTTCCATTCTCTTAACACATCCTGAcaactctctctatctctctttgtTCACAAGTTGTGTGCCTTGTTTTGCAAGTGAAAAACTCTTGGGACAAACCTCTGACTTCAATATGCCATAATTATGCACCTAAGGATATCCGGAGTACATTCAACCTCAAATTCTCAACATTGATAAACTCTGTTTAAGGCAAATATGTACCACATTCTATCGACTGTTCTATTTCTTCTAGTATATCACGCGACtaataaagaatttattaaacttCTAATTGTTGATTTCATAACTATAATTAAAGTGCTTCTCCTTcatgtttattgttttgttcattgaataaaatatgtcGTTTTGCTCAGGTTTTTtacttttcgattttttttgcttttgcgtttgttttgttttgctttgctttgctttttgttcCGGCAAAGCGCGTTTAATGGGGAAGCAATGACCTTTGAGTCAACAACATAAGCAACGCCAACGACTTCCAACAACAGAGCCCCCAACCCCCACCACCCCACAACACCTGTGCTCCCCGCACTTGCCAACCAATCAAAAAACAGTTGCACAGCAACAGTCAGCAGGATTGAACGTAAACGGGGAAGGGGGAACAGAGATGGGGAGTGAGTAAAATGTGGGGGATTTATTCAAGTTACCTTCATGTTTCGTTCACTATGTTTTTGCTGTtctttgttgtaattgtttttcaCTTCATTGTATTACTTTGCCTGCTGCCTATAAACATTTATCTCTTCCTTTCACCATTCTTATCTAGTTGTGACTTTATTTTAGTTTCAGTCGACGATTTGCAAAGAATTTTGGCAAGTTTCTCTTGTCAAGCTTTTTACAATCTTtctttgattaatttttagaAATGTTACTCGAAAAATCTACCCAATGACACATTAAAGAATATTTCGTTATTCATCAAACACTATATTCGAAAAATTCGAATCTAATAAAATGTTACGTGGTTCAACTCGGACAGTATCGTTTGTATCTGAACCTGAAGAGGATGAGACCATAGTCCATGACAAGGCCTCTGAGGATTCAGTTAAGGAAGCCATCGTGCGATGGATCATCTACATTATAACCTATGCTTTGATAGTATGTAGCGTTTAAACTGTTAACTCCATAGCTCTTTTCAAGATACAACTACTTTAGATTATCGGCACAGGAGCTATATGGGTGGGACTCGTGTTGAATGATAGCTTGACGCACATAAGTGCGGATAAAATCGGCTATGGCAGTCATGTTATAACGCATATCTTCATACTTTGCGGCGTGGCAACCATTGTCGTTGGCTATGCAGGTGGTTGCTGGTTCAATGCTCATCAGGGTCTTATGCTAAAAGTGGCAAGTATTTGAAACATTTATCTGTCATCGATAATATTCTCTATTCGCAGCACTTTTGTCTCATTATAACCACAATTTTGCTCTATATATTGGTAATTGTTATCGTTGTATTTGCTTCGACTGCTCGAAGGGCCGATGACTATCTGAATGAATGCTGGGAAGAGTATGCGAATAAGAACAGAACAGTCGATATGATGGAGTTACAGATTCGGGTAAACTCGACTATATAACTTAAAccatattcttaaatatttgaactaTATTTCTGGCAGTTCTTTTGCTGTGGCATTAATGGCATTAAAGACTACACTGAAGGCGATTATGTGCTGAGAATGTCGTGCtactttaaattcaatatgcGTGGGCAACCATTTCAACAAACCTGCTCACATGCGATCAAAGACTACTTTCATCAGAAAAGAAACGATTGTATAATCTTCAATAGCGTAGTCATTGTGTTGCTGGTGCGTAAACTATTCCCACTAAATTGGAAATGATATTGATCCACATGTTCCTTTAGATTATCTACCTCATTTTGTGCAAATTGTTGCATAAATGGCGCGTGATCTATGTGTAATGTAGTCGCAAATTCAGTATACGTAATCCCTTTGAATACtgtcaaataaatgttaaatgtcgaaatagtttagttttaatttagaTACTAATTACATGAAAATTATCACATTAGAGGTCCTGCTATGGATTAACCACATGCAGTCAGTGGAATTCGCTGTGAGTAATCTGAATTAGAATTGAAGGATCGCGTCACTAACTCAGTTACTTATTAGTTCGTGGGTATATCCTTGATAATGGGCGGATTTTATCTACCCATCGATCATTCATACATGCAGGTGGAACTAGTGTGTTATTGGACTACTTCCATAAGCAGAATGTTTGTGGTGTGCGGCATCGTGCTGATCCTTGCAGGAGCATTCGGTGCATTTTGGTATCGCAGGCACGTCGAGTTCTTTTATCTAACACAAATGCTGTTCATTGTGCTTGGCATTATCTTCACCATTGTCCTGGCTCTTTTCATCA includes the following:
- the LOC132784996 gene encoding beta-TrCP; this encodes MMKMETDKIMDETNSNAQAFTTTMLYDPVRKKDSSPTYQSEREVCFQYFTQWSESGQVDFVEQLLTRMCHYQHGQINAYLKPMLQRDFITLLPKKGLDHIAENILSYLDAESLKSAELVCKEWLRVISEGMLWKKLIERKVRTDSLWRGLAERRNWMQHLFKPRPGQIQRPHSYHRELFPKIMNDIDTIENNWRSGRHMLRRINCRSENSKGVYCLQYDDGKIVSGLRDNTIKIWDRTELQCVKTLMGHTGSVLCLQYDDKVIISGSSDSTVRVWDVNTGEMVNTLIHHCEAVLHLRFNNGMMVTCSKDRSIAVWDMTSPSEITLRRVLVGHRAAVNVVDFDEKYIVSASGDRTIKVWSTSSCEFVRTLNGHKRGIACLQYRDRLVVSGSSDNSIRLWDIECGACLRVLEGHEELVRCIRFDTKRIVSGAYDGKIKVWDLVAALDPRAASNTLCLNTLVEHTGRVFRLQFDEFQIVSSSHDDTILIWDFLNFTPNENRTGRTPSPALMEH
- the LOC132785001 gene encoding uncharacterized protein LOC132785001 isoform X1, encoding MLRGSTRTVSFVSEPEEDETIVHDKASEDSVKEAIVRWIIYIITYALIIIGTGAIWVGLVLNDSLTHISADKIGYGSHVITHIFILCGVATIVVGYAGGCWFNAHQGLMLKVHFCLIITTILLYILVIVIVVFASTARRADDYLNECWEEYANKNRTVDMMELQIRFFCCGINGIKDYTEGDYVLRMSCYFKFNMRGQPFQQTCSHAIKDYFHQKRNDCIIFNSVVIVLLIIYLILCKLLHKWRVIYV
- the LOC132785001 gene encoding uncharacterized protein LOC132785001 isoform X3, encoding MLRGSTRTVSFVSEPEEDETIVHDKASEDSVKEAIVRWIIYIITYALIIIGTGAIWVGLVLNDSLTHISADKIGYGSHVITHIFILCGVATIVVGYAGGCWFNAHQGLMLKVGR